A single genomic interval of candidate division TA06 bacterium harbors:
- a CDS encoding UbiA family prenyltransferase — translation MNNKKSNFLDYFFVLRPILLVPAWTMLLAGFYQAQLQSGVPAKPLWLLPGKLWLALALYSGLMGAVYIVNQIFDIETDRINKKLFLVAEGYVSKSGIWAEAVILMVLALALAVYFFSRTFAVIILASGILGLLYSVPPFKFKAKPFLDMAANGFGYGGLAFATGWLVFGQYSEKIWLAAAPYMLAVAAVYVNTTIPDYHSDKATGNITTGVFLGGTATIGLGLALMAGSAGLAYYLNDRLCLIAALCALPLFLIAVITGKMKWTMLSYQGGSLVLVLLVGMMFPVFFLLLGATYLALKVYHKKRFNMDYPRFADRG, via the coding sequence ATGAACAATAAAAAAAGCAATTTTCTGGATTACTTCTTCGTCCTCCGGCCCATCCTTTTGGTGCCGGCCTGGACCATGCTGCTGGCGGGTTTTTACCAGGCTCAGCTCCAGTCTGGGGTCCCGGCCAAGCCGCTCTGGCTGCTGCCGGGAAAGCTGTGGCTGGCCCTGGCCCTGTACAGCGGGCTGATGGGAGCTGTCTACATCGTCAACCAGATATTTGACATCGAGACCGACCGAATCAACAAGAAGCTGTTCCTGGTGGCCGAGGGCTATGTCAGCAAGTCCGGCATCTGGGCCGAGGCGGTGATACTGATGGTGCTGGCCCTGGCCCTGGCTGTCTATTTTTTCAGCCGGACCTTCGCGGTGATCATTCTGGCCTCGGGGATCCTGGGCCTGCTGTATTCGGTGCCTCCGTTCAAGTTCAAGGCCAAACCATTCCTGGACATGGCGGCCAACGGTTTCGGCTACGGCGGACTGGCCTTTGCCACTGGCTGGCTGGTCTTTGGGCAGTATAGTGAAAAAATATGGCTGGCGGCGGCGCCCTACATGCTGGCGGTGGCTGCGGTCTACGTCAATACCACCATTCCCGACTATCATTCGGACAAGGCCACCGGCAACATTACTACCGGGGTCTTTCTGGGCGGAACGGCCACCATCGGGCTGGGACTGGCCCTGATGGCCGGTTCGGCGGGACTGGCTTATTACCTGAACGACAGGCTGTGCCTGATCGCCGCGCTATGCGCCCTGCCGCTGTTCCTGATAGCGGTGATCACCGGAAAGATGAAGTGGACCATGCTGTCCTACCAGGGCGGCTCCCTGGTACTGGTGCTACTGGTGGGAATGATGTTCCCGGTGTTCTTCCTGCTTTTGGGAGCCACCTACCTGGCGCTGAAGGTTTATCATAAGAAGCGGTTCAACATGGATTATCCGAGGTTCGCGGACCGGGGATGA
- a CDS encoding choice-of-anchor J domain-containing protein, translated as MKRPALMAVFLALLGAISSMAIGVNGGVRKTYGPAVYLSTVDQAGAKAGDYTANSFNTWPPNGGWMINPSSGSGAWQHGSLDMGIGVSPDSGCDGTLNFAEFDSWDYPVGVMGDIISPEVTLPNPADDCSLSFYVWNHSYSTPGYNFDSLFVQVTTNGGGNWSNIASIAGDIDAWSFRGFSLSTYAGQNIQIRFRAKSDYGASNLGIDEVKVGKRPLHDVGVVRVTSPGASMPGPAAPEAIVANNGTGAETFEVICSIDSSGTEVYADSKFVTGLAAGAQQSVAFASYSPILGNANIYTATYNTILAGDADPNNDTLVWNFNTYSVQRTVLGMDFTALWCTWCPWHQVAWKMLKDETGDSLCVLGLHSSSSGDSFYVAHCADLYTYYTASAGLPTSMMDGLITWVGSDTAGAGASQYNDFRASFDKRKSIKSPFKITLDGTYSGGVGTLNVTTDYPGSSPIPVTVRVAIIEASKHTHWPTVASALPQDSIFDFVRDVLPSSIGDVYSVNGGMATRNYAFIVNPGWNIANLSFVAWAEKQGQKENLQTGEIRLSEFTGVAGGHGLPDQTIETYLRPCYPNPGGGQLTFNYSLKIPGQVDLKLYDICGRLVQTLVSGKQEAGDHSVNWNGYNQNGKKIQNGVYFYKLSTVEYSAVKKITIIR; from the coding sequence GTGAAAAGACCAGCATTGATGGCGGTCTTTCTTGCCTTGCTTGGCGCCATTTCCTCCATGGCGATCGGTGTCAACGGCGGTGTCCGCAAAACTTACGGGCCTGCTGTGTACCTAAGCACCGTTGATCAGGCCGGAGCCAAGGCCGGGGACTATACCGCAAATTCCTTCAATACCTGGCCGCCCAACGGCGGCTGGATGATCAACCCATCCTCTGGATCCGGTGCCTGGCAGCATGGGTCACTGGATATGGGTATCGGGGTGTCCCCGGACAGCGGCTGTGACGGCACACTGAACTTTGCCGAGTTCGATTCCTGGGACTACCCGGTGGGAGTGATGGGCGATATCATCTCCCCGGAGGTCACCCTTCCCAATCCGGCCGATGATTGCAGCTTGAGTTTCTATGTATGGAACCACTCATATTCAACCCCGGGCTACAATTTTGATTCCCTTTTCGTCCAAGTAACAACCAATGGGGGCGGGAACTGGAGCAACATTGCCTCCATTGCCGGGGACATTGATGCCTGGTCGTTCAGGGGCTTTTCCCTTAGCACATATGCCGGACAGAACATCCAGATCAGGTTCCGGGCCAAGAGCGATTACGGGGCTTCCAATCTTGGCATCGACGAGGTCAAGGTCGGAAAAAGACCTTTGCACGATGTAGGTGTGGTCAGGGTGACGTCACCCGGAGCCTCGATGCCAGGACCGGCCGCGCCAGAGGCCATCGTGGCCAACAACGGCACCGGGGCTGAGACCTTTGAGGTCATCTGCAGTATTGATTCGTCGGGGACGGAAGTGTACGCTGATTCAAAATTTGTCACCGGCCTGGCGGCCGGAGCCCAGCAATCAGTTGCTTTTGCTTCCTACTCTCCGATCCTCGGCAATGCAAATATATATACTGCCACTTACAATACAATACTGGCAGGGGACGCTGATCCTAATAACGATACTCTGGTGTGGAATTTCAATACTTATTCGGTGCAACGGACTGTACTGGGAATGGATTTCACAGCCCTGTGGTGCACCTGGTGCCCCTGGCACCAGGTGGCCTGGAAGATGTTGAAGGATGAGACAGGGGATTCCCTTTGCGTGTTGGGGCTTCACTCCAGCAGCAGCGGAGATAGCTTTTATGTGGCCCACTGCGCCGACCTTTACACATATTATACCGCCTCAGCCGGCCTGCCCACATCAATGATGGACGGGCTTATCACATGGGTCGGTTCCGATACGGCTGGAGCCGGGGCCTCCCAGTACAATGATTTCCGCGCAAGCTTCGACAAGCGTAAATCCATAAAATCTCCGTTTAAGATCACCCTGGACGGCACGTACAGCGGAGGCGTCGGCACATTGAACGTGACCACCGATTATCCAGGGTCCTCGCCCATTCCGGTGACGGTCAGGGTTGCCATCATCGAGGCCAGCAAGCACACCCACTGGCCAACGGTAGCCAGCGCCCTGCCCCAGGACAGCATTTTCGATTTTGTGCGCGATGTTCTTCCCTCTTCGATTGGCGACGTTTACAGCGTTAATGGAGGCATGGCCACCAGAAATTATGCGTTTATTGTAAACCCAGGATGGAATATTGCTAATTTATCATTTGTGGCATGGGCCGAAAAGCAGGGTCAGAAGGAAAATTTACAGACCGGGGAGATACGTTTGTCCGAGTTCACCGGTGTGGCAGGTGGCCACGGTCTGCCTGACCAGACGATTGAGACTTATCTGCGGCCTTGCTACCCAAATCCCGGCGGCGGCCAGTTAACGTTCAATTACAGTTTGAAAATTCCGGGGCAAGTGGATCTGAAACTTTACGATATCTGCGGACGTTTGGTCCAGACTTTAGTAAGCGGAAAACAGGAAGCCGGGGATCATAGTGTCAATTGGAACGGATATAATCAAAACGGGAAGAAAATCCAAAACGGAGTATATTTTTACAAGCTTTCAACCGTGGAATATTCGGCAGTTAAAAAAATAACAATAATAAGATAG
- a CDS encoding TlpA family protein disulfide reductase, with protein sequence MKILSSFLILIAGLFLTPANGAAGDLNFKLKPLEGKGRVELAKVLETGPVLVAFWATWCHPCQDELVQLQKIYEAYQDSGLSFFAISIDDAKTASKVKTVASGKRLTIPILLDPEQEAMQAFGLSNVPGVFIVGKDGKLLYQHTGYKPGDEAGLGEAVKGAAGQNPRPKRCQPADSSSVCDTTTTSGKEDK encoded by the coding sequence ATGAAAATACTTTCATCTTTTCTGATCTTAATTGCAGGATTGTTCCTGACACCCGCAAATGGCGCCGCCGGGGACTTGAATTTCAAACTGAAGCCTCTGGAGGGCAAGGGCAGGGTGGAACTGGCCAAAGTGCTGGAAACGGGTCCGGTGCTGGTGGCTTTCTGGGCCACCTGGTGCCACCCCTGCCAGGATGAGCTGGTCCAGCTGCAGAAGATATACGAGGCATACCAGGACAGCGGACTCAGCTTCTTCGCAATTTCAATCGACGACGCCAAGACCGCCAGCAAGGTGAAAACAGTGGCCAGCGGCAAGCGCCTGACCATTCCCATTCTTTTGGACCCGGAGCAGGAGGCCATGCAGGCCTTCGGGCTTTCAAACGTCCCCGGAGTCTTCATAGTGGGCAAGGACGGAAAACTGCTTTACCAGCATACCGGCTACAAGCCGGGGGACGAGGCCGGCTTGGGGGAGGCGGTCAAAGGCGCAGCTGGCCAGAATCCGCGGCCAAAAAGGTGCCAGCCTGCCGATTCTTCGTCGGTCTGCGACACCACCACAACCTCCGGCAAGGAGGATAAATGA
- a CDS encoding T9SS type A sorting domain-containing protein encodes MKKVLMPLVFIMLAVAPARAGVWVEDFEPATFPPNGWSKSYEFPVWLRSTKCSGYGTGVASAKADFFNTYYIWTVAGRWEDLITLTVPPTGASDSLKFDHAYACYSSTSGGEKDTLRISTSTDGGSNWTVLITLIGGRLGPLNTGGYTASEFVPTAAQWATKMYTLPAGTNKIKFMAKSAAGNNLYIDNVKISSPSQAHDVCAMSVRAPAGPITPKAAVAPQVLVKNMGQNTESFNVTCAIAPIGGSQVYSQTLPVTNLAAGATQTLTFANWTPDSGEMYTVAGYTSLAGDLYAANDTTKSTPSAYYSPNRVMVDQFTCTSCDPCVAGNDTMNDVYRDLKDSLTLIRTHVWWPTNNDPYYLGRGPDTMENRARRTYNTVSYVPWVTVGGIVHPNYTEARAYILNQRKIAKPLTITLGGWYSASGDSGVVTAVIKATGRFPSASKAALTLRYAITEDSSFYTGTNGDPEHFQVLRDMIPDNSGIPITIDKGQTVADSQKFTVYTGGVIPYTWTEKNCQFVVYVQNDATKEVLQSATAKVQEITPLGIELSEFTALAGNGTVTIKWRTGSETDNYLWLIERSTYPENGFARITEIEAANNPNEQDYSFNDNTVEPFTDYYYRLGGKDIKGNITWYGTVLVTSQGRVITEFQLAPGHPNPCSNLTTFEYVLPMPGEVSARIYDISGRLVSTLQEGRRNAGVQQAVWDLRNDAGQAAANGIYFFRMTAGGQTATRKITVLR; translated from the coding sequence GTGAAGAAAGTATTGATGCCCCTGGTTTTCATCATGCTGGCCGTTGCGCCGGCGCGGGCCGGGGTCTGGGTGGAAGATTTCGAGCCCGCCACTTTCCCGCCTAACGGCTGGTCGAAAAGCTACGAATTTCCCGTCTGGTTGCGTTCCACCAAATGCAGCGGATACGGAACCGGGGTGGCTTCGGCCAAGGCGGATTTTTTCAATACTTACTATATTTGGACGGTGGCCGGACGCTGGGAGGATCTGATCACTTTAACCGTGCCCCCGACCGGGGCCAGTGACTCGCTTAAGTTCGACCATGCCTATGCCTGCTACTCGTCAACTAGCGGGGGAGAGAAGGATACCCTGAGGATATCCACCTCCACCGACGGGGGCTCTAACTGGACCGTATTGATAACCCTGATCGGGGGACGGCTGGGGCCCCTTAATACCGGGGGATATACAGCATCGGAGTTCGTTCCCACCGCCGCCCAATGGGCCACCAAAATGTACACCCTTCCGGCCGGGACCAACAAGATAAAGTTCATGGCCAAATCGGCCGCCGGAAACAATCTGTACATAGACAATGTCAAGATATCATCGCCGTCCCAGGCCCATGATGTCTGCGCCATGAGTGTAAGAGCCCCGGCCGGACCCATCACCCCCAAAGCGGCGGTGGCGCCCCAGGTGCTGGTGAAGAACATGGGGCAGAACACCGAGAGTTTCAACGTTACCTGCGCCATCGCTCCCATCGGAGGCAGCCAGGTTTACAGCCAGACCCTGCCGGTTACCAACCTGGCGGCCGGAGCCACCCAAACCCTGACATTTGCCAACTGGACCCCGGATTCCGGCGAGATGTATACGGTTGCAGGCTACACCAGCCTGGCCGGGGACCTCTATGCCGCCAACGATACCACCAAAAGCACACCCTCGGCCTATTATTCGCCCAACCGGGTGATGGTGGATCAGTTCACCTGCACCAGCTGTGACCCCTGCGTGGCCGGCAATGACACCATGAATGACGTATACCGTGACCTGAAAGACTCCCTGACCCTGATCCGCACCCATGTCTGGTGGCCGACCAACAATGATCCCTATTACCTGGGACGGGGCCCGGATACCATGGAAAACCGCGCCCGCCGTACCTATAACACGGTTTCCTATGTACCCTGGGTCACGGTGGGTGGAATCGTTCATCCCAATTACACCGAAGCCAGGGCTTACATATTAAACCAGAGGAAGATCGCCAAGCCCCTGACCATCACCCTGGGTGGCTGGTACAGCGCCAGCGGGGATTCTGGAGTGGTAACTGCGGTTATAAAAGCCACCGGCAGATTTCCATCTGCTTCCAAAGCCGCGCTTACCTTGCGCTATGCCATTACCGAGGACAGCAGTTTTTATACCGGTACCAACGGCGACCCCGAGCATTTTCAGGTATTGCGGGACATGATCCCGGACAACAGCGGGATCCCCATCACCATCGACAAGGGCCAGACCGTGGCCGATTCCCAAAAATTCACGGTATACACCGGAGGGGTCATACCGTACACTTGGACAGAAAAAAACTGCCAGTTTGTGGTCTATGTTCAGAATGACGCCACCAAGGAGGTACTGCAGAGCGCTACTGCCAAGGTGCAGGAAATCACTCCGCTGGGAATTGAACTTTCCGAGTTTACCGCCCTGGCTGGGAACGGGACAGTTACCATAAAGTGGCGGACCGGGAGTGAAACAGATAATTATTTATGGCTCATTGAACGGTCCACTTATCCGGAAAACGGTTTTGCCAGAATAACCGAGATAGAGGCTGCCAATAATCCCAACGAGCAGGACTATAGTTTTAATGATAACACTGTTGAACCGTTCACAGATTACTATTATCGCCTGGGCGGCAAGGATATCAAAGGAAACATCACCTGGTACGGAACGGTGCTGGTGACCAGCCAGGGCCGGGTCATTACCGAATTTCAACTGGCTCCCGGACATCCCAATCCCTGCAGTAACCTGACAACCTTTGAATATGTCCTGCCAATGCCGGGCGAAGTTTCAGCCAGGATATACGATATCAGCGGCCGTCTGGTCAGCACGCTGCAGGAAGGGCGGCGGAATGCCGGGGTGCAGCAGGCGGTATGGGATCTGCGGAATGACGCGGGCCAGGCCGCGGCCAACGGAATATATTTCTTCAGGATGACGGCCGGGGGACAAACCGCCACCAGAAAAATAACAGTACTCAGATAG
- a CDS encoding T9SS type A sorting domain-containing protein, with product MKKSLMLVLLAVLLTAGLVSASDLETRLPVNSYMPKPGGVKFDTILPYYIDEYKLYLNLPMYNDSVYGRSYVSMCTRDAGGVTITFNYGDLVIDSVLDMDGYPYDYDTSSGVLNIYVSFKFPSCFAVNIYYRGGDFTKGFYYYPQGYDANTFHTIAYTMSEPQDARYWMPCMDEPWFKTTQGCSFYVTVPDSFKVASNGLLMDTIRSGDTLTWHWQDDKPIATYLMSFAVSKYSFWADTAYTARGDTVPLNYYVWPEDSVQASVVFDSVSQMMDCFTAKFGPYPFNKYGMAAAYPFQFGGMEHQGMTTIHRNWITGNAQRGIAHELAHMWWGDEVTCGYWQDIWLNEGFASYSEAVYDEYKTGRQPGAYMNQYFWRALRATGYPIYNPPPESLFASSMVYSKGAWVLHGLRWVLGDSTFFAALNAYGDSFSYGNAVTADYQRIAEQHYGSSLQWYFDQWVYRAGHPIYFTATYYKTHGDSNSAWLKLTHTSNTGELYKMPLALACSTSNGIDSTVVVWDSLASQDFLVQDDQPVARVMLDPDSWVLKEWTDFLPELGYLDTTPKKYAGSDIRVYWHDFWIDTACAGYNVYRADNAAGPFVRINADIIADTMYTDTTTYGGTEYYYSVTAVSSIDTCYETHQSNVMSLVAGGVEGAPDNRERIKDFRLDQNAPNPFKQSTVINYQLSRPGLAYLKVYNIQGQLVKTLVNAAQSAGRYGVKWDGRDHNGQKVSSGIYIYCLSAEGQTVIKKMQYVR from the coding sequence ATGAAGAAATCCTTAATGTTGGTGCTGCTGGCGGTTCTGTTAACTGCGGGGTTGGTATCCGCCTCCGACCTGGAAACCAGGCTTCCGGTGAATAGTTATATGCCCAAGCCGGGCGGGGTCAAGTTCGATACCATCCTGCCGTATTACATCGATGAGTACAAACTTTACCTCAATCTGCCGATGTACAACGACTCTGTTTACGGGAGGTCATATGTTTCAATGTGTACCCGTGATGCAGGGGGTGTAACGATAACCTTTAACTACGGAGATCTGGTCATAGACTCGGTGTTGGATATGGATGGATATCCTTACGATTATGACACCTCTTCGGGAGTTCTTAACATCTATGTCAGTTTTAAATTCCCCAGCTGTTTTGCGGTAAATATTTACTATCGGGGGGGGGATTTCACCAAGGGTTTTTATTATTATCCCCAGGGCTATGATGCCAACACCTTCCATACTATAGCCTACACCATGAGCGAGCCCCAGGACGCACGTTACTGGATGCCTTGCATGGATGAACCCTGGTTCAAGACGACACAGGGATGCAGTTTTTATGTTACCGTTCCAGACAGCTTTAAAGTGGCCTCCAACGGCCTGCTGATGGACACCATCCGTTCCGGCGACACCCTGACCTGGCACTGGCAGGACGATAAGCCCATAGCCACCTACTTGATGTCCTTTGCCGTTTCCAAATATTCCTTCTGGGCCGATACCGCCTACACCGCCCGGGGCGACACCGTGCCGCTGAATTATTATGTGTGGCCCGAGGACTCGGTTCAGGCCTCGGTAGTCTTCGACTCGGTCTCCCAGATGATGGATTGCTTTACCGCCAAGTTCGGTCCCTATCCATTCAACAAGTACGGGATGGCCGCGGCCTATCCCTTCCAATTCGGCGGCATGGAGCACCAGGGCATGACCACCATTCACCGCAATTGGATAACCGGCAACGCCCAGCGGGGAATAGCCCACGAACTGGCTCACATGTGGTGGGGCGACGAGGTTACCTGCGGTTATTGGCAGGACATCTGGCTTAATGAAGGATTTGCCAGCTATTCCGAGGCTGTTTATGATGAGTACAAGACCGGCCGCCAGCCCGGAGCTTACATGAACCAGTATTTTTGGAGGGCGCTGAGGGCCACCGGCTATCCCATCTACAATCCCCCGCCGGAATCCCTGTTCGCCTCCTCCATGGTTTATTCCAAGGGAGCCTGGGTGCTGCATGGTTTGCGCTGGGTGTTGGGCGATTCCACGTTCTTTGCGGCCCTGAACGCCTATGGCGACAGCTTCAGCTACGGCAACGCGGTGACCGCCGACTACCAGAGGATCGCCGAGCAGCATTACGGTTCCTCGCTGCAATGGTATTTTGACCAGTGGGTATACCGGGCCGGGCACCCCATATACTTCACAGCCACTTACTATAAAACACACGGGGACAGCAATTCGGCCTGGTTGAAATTGACCCACACTTCCAACACCGGAGAGCTCTATAAGATGCCGCTGGCCCTGGCCTGCAGCACCTCAAACGGGATCGACAGTACGGTTGTGGTCTGGGACAGCCTGGCCTCGCAGGATTTCCTGGTGCAGGACGACCAGCCGGTGGCCAGGGTCATGCTCGACCCGGACAGCTGGGTTTTGAAGGAGTGGACCGATTTCCTGCCGGAATTAGGGTATCTTGACACTACCCCAAAAAAATACGCCGGAAGCGACATTCGCGTTTATTGGCATGATTTCTGGATAGACACAGCCTGTGCCGGGTACAACGTTTACCGGGCCGATAACGCGGCCGGGCCCTTTGTCAGGATCAATGCCGATATCATTGCTGACACCATGTACACCGACACAACCACTTACGGCGGCACCGAGTATTATTACAGCGTGACCGCGGTGAGCTCCATTGATACCTGCTACGAAACACACCAATCCAATGTAATGTCTTTGGTAGCCGGAGGTGTGGAGGGAGCCCCGGACAACAGGGAACGGATAAAGGATTTCAGGTTGGATCAGAACGCCCCCAACCCCTTTAAACAATCAACTGTGATCAATTATCAATTATCAAGGCCGGGGTTGGCATATCTTAAGGTGTACAACATTCAGGGGCAATTGGTAAAAACCCTTGTGAACGCTGCTCAATCTGCGGGCCGTTATGGAGTAAAATGGGACGGCCGGGACCACAACGGGCAAAAGGTCTCCAGTGGGATCTACATTTATTGCCTGAGCGCAGAAGGCCAGACCGTTATCAAGAAAATGCAGTATGTCCGGTAA
- a CDS encoding DUF255 domain-containing protein has product MRRYLFLPALLLLLISGIACSGKKEAENKESAVKGGGAKTEWIGFDQAMARASAEKRFVITDYYTSWCKWCKVMDEKTYTDPGVVEAINRNFMAVKIDGESQEKLTYQGKMMSQTELTQLLKVEGFPTTVIMDAQGKVLVQIAGYIDVPNYLKMLEYITSGSYKIKSYDEYRAGK; this is encoded by the coding sequence ATGAGAAGATATCTATTCCTGCCGGCTTTGTTGCTGCTGCTGATTTCCGGCATCGCCTGTTCCGGCAAGAAAGAAGCGGAAAACAAGGAGTCTGCGGTCAAAGGCGGCGGGGCCAAGACAGAGTGGATTGGGTTCGACCAGGCCATGGCCCGGGCATCAGCAGAGAAGCGTTTTGTGATCACCGACTATTACACTTCCTGGTGCAAATGGTGCAAGGTGATGGACGAGAAAACCTATACCGATCCCGGGGTGGTGGAGGCCATCAACAGGAATTTCATGGCTGTTAAGATAGACGGGGAAAGCCAGGAGAAGCTGACCTACCAGGGCAAGATGATGTCCCAAACGGAGCTCACCCAGCTGCTCAAGGTGGAAGGCTTTCCCACCACCGTCATCATGGACGCCCAGGGCAAGGTGCTGGTGCAGATCGCAGGGTACATAGATGTTCCCAACTATCTGAAGATGCTGGAATACATAACTTCCGGGTCATACAAGATCAAGAGCTACGATGAATACCGGGCGGGGAAATAG
- a CDS encoding arginine repressor: MTTKIKRQSVIKELLSERAISGYGQLSRALAGIGIKATQATLSRDFAEMGVVRTVTPDGPRYQMAEDETGKHIDRLLGFEILSIRNNESMVVIHTLAGRAQGVARYVEQLNRREIIGTIGGFCTVLVIPASTAQVPKVVSIIKQAIHRT, encoded by the coding sequence ATGACCACCAAGATAAAAAGACAGAGCGTCATCAAGGAGCTTTTGAGCGAGCGGGCGATCTCCGGGTACGGTCAGTTGTCACGAGCTTTGGCAGGAATAGGCATCAAGGCCACCCAGGCCACCCTAAGCCGCGATTTCGCAGAGATGGGCGTGGTCCGCACCGTCACCCCGGACGGTCCCCGCTACCAGATGGCCGAGGACGAGACCGGAAAACACATAGACCGGCTGCTGGGATTCGAGATCCTAAGCATCCGCAACAACGAGTCTATGGTAGTGATCCACACCCTGGCTGGCCGGGCCCAGGGAGTGGCCAGATACGTCGAACAGTTGAACCGCAGGGAGATCATCGGAACCATCGGCGGGTTCTGCACGGTGCTGGTGATACCGGCCTCCACTGCCCAGGTTCCCAAAGTGGTCTCCATCATCAAACAGGCCATCCACCGGACATAG
- the rsgA gene encoding ribosome small subunit-dependent GTPase A yields MNLSILGWDYHFERNFRLLVSALPENNNILPGRVAAVHLSLVRVLTELGELELAVSGKLRDGILTEGLPEEWLTGIPAVGDWVAFDHDPANRSGTIKAILPRKNCLTRNRAGALTDQQAMAANIDTVFIVGALNDELNFSRLERYLVAARNCGASPVIVLNKSDLCLDPAKKQREAEQAAREIPVVVVSALAGQGLERLWEFLPEGGTCVFVGSSGVGKSTIVNRLTGTDSLATGELSAYKDKGRHVTSSRNLFLLPNKRMVIDTPGLREMQLWDGGDGLAQTFDDIEELAGACRFQDCRHDGEPGCAVKKALENGGLEPSRYKNYQKMHRELAAHKKRQALKEKITEHRSSQKKVRSGQRRNVLEDE; encoded by the coding sequence ATGAACCTTTCAATCCTGGGCTGGGATTATCATTTCGAACGGAATTTTCGATTGCTGGTCTCCGCCCTGCCTGAAAACAACAACATCCTGCCCGGCCGGGTGGCGGCCGTCCATTTAAGCTTAGTGAGGGTTTTAACGGAACTTGGCGAACTGGAGCTGGCGGTCTCGGGAAAACTGCGGGACGGGATACTGACCGAAGGACTGCCGGAAGAATGGCTGACCGGGATCCCGGCGGTAGGCGACTGGGTGGCTTTTGACCACGATCCGGCCAACCGCAGCGGGACCATCAAGGCCATTCTGCCACGGAAGAACTGTCTGACCAGAAACCGGGCCGGAGCCTTGACCGATCAGCAGGCCATGGCCGCCAACATCGACACGGTGTTCATCGTGGGGGCCCTGAACGACGAGCTTAATTTCAGCCGGCTGGAGCGGTATCTGGTGGCGGCCCGGAACTGCGGGGCCAGTCCGGTGATAGTGCTGAACAAATCGGACCTCTGCTTGGACCCCGCAAAAAAACAAAGGGAAGCGGAACAAGCGGCCAGGGAGATCCCGGTGGTGGTGGTCAGCGCTTTGGCTGGCCAGGGGCTGGAAAGGCTTTGGGAATTTCTGCCGGAAGGCGGGACCTGCGTCTTTGTCGGCAGTTCAGGAGTGGGAAAATCCACTATTGTCAACCGGTTGACCGGGACCGATTCCCTGGCCACCGGCGAGCTGTCGGCATACAAAGACAAGGGCCGGCATGTCACCAGCAGCCGCAACCTGTTTTTGCTGCCCAACAAGAGGATGGTGATCGACACTCCCGGCTTAAGGGAAATGCAGCTCTGGGACGGGGGCGACGGCCTGGCCCAAACCTTTGACGACATCGAGGAACTGGCCGGCGCCTGCCGCTTCCAGGACTGCCGCCATGACGGTGAGCCGGGCTGCGCCGTAAAAAAGGCCTTGGAGAACGGCGGCCTGGAGCCCTCCCGCTATAAGAATTACCAGAAGATGCACCGGGAGCTGGCGGCTCACAAAAAAAGGCAGGCCCTGAAAGAAAAGATCACGGAACACCGGAGCTCCCAGAAAAAAGTGCGGAGCGGGCAGCGGCGGAATGTTTTGGAAGATGAATGA